The Phragmites australis chromosome 13, lpPhrAust1.1, whole genome shotgun sequence DNA window CCACGCTGCCCGGAGGCTAAGAGTAGCACGCCCGTTGTATAGGGAGTGAGTGACCGACGGATCCACATCGGATTTGTCATTCCACCACGTTTCCGAGTATCTTCATTTGAATTCTGGAACACCTACTGAAGGacagtttgtggaagttgcaaAATAAAAGGTCGTACACCCCAATTGGATTCTGGCCCATCCAAGCACCTTCTAGGCCACTTGCTGAGTTGCTCGCTCGCATGTCTCTAGCCCCTTCTCTACGTTCGATCCCCTCTATGATCACACATTGATTGGAAGCGAAAAAAGTTAATAACACTTTACAAACCCCATACAGCATCAGCTCGAGTTGCTCAACTCAAACACCGATCCCCACTCACGCCATCACACCAACTCCAACCGAGGCATACCAACTCCAAGTGCACCAAAACCTCTCCAAGAACGCAAAACCTCCTCATAAATCGTAGCAACGAGACATCTCATAAGCTCACGCCGAAAGGCGACCAAGGGCGCGAGACCATGTCATCGTTGCCGGAGGACGACGCGGGCAGCGACCCGCCGGTCGCGTGGTGGAAAACAGCCTCGCCGGTGGGCGGCGACGTCGTCCTCTCCGGTGTCGTCCTCCTCTTCGTGGCCCTCGCCTTCGCGTTCGTCCTGTACCACTACTTCACGGCCAGTCGCCGCGGCCCGCGGGACGGCGTGTTGGTGTCGTCGTCGAGCGGCCAGCGCGGCACGTACAGAGGTGATGCCGCGGCTGGCACCAGCGACCGAGGCGGCGTCGACCCGGCGGTGCTCCAGAAGTTGCCGGTGATGGTGTACAGGGCGAAGGACAGCGCGGGAGAGGCGCTGGAGTGCGTCGTGTGCCTCGCCGAGCTCGCCGACGGTGAGGCGGCCAGGTTCTTGCCCGGGTGCGGGCACGGTTTCCACGCCGAGTGCGTCGACCTGTGGCTGCGGGGCCACTCCACCTGCCCGCTCTGCCGCCTCGACATCGACAAGACGGACGCCCTCCTTGCGCCCTCCCCGTCGGCCCTCCCTCCGGCGCTGCCGGAGCCCGCGAACTACCCAACAAACCTGCCGACGAACGTCCTGTTCTGGGGTTCCCAGGACACGGTGACGACCGCGACAACCGCCGGCCCGAGCTCTCCCGGTGGAGCATCAGCGGCCCTGGTCATCGAGATCCGTGAGACGGCACCGGCTGTGGCGCCGCCGCGTGAAGGTGACGCGGAGAAGGCGCAGGGCTTGGCGAGGATGAGCTCGCTCAGGCGGCTGTGGAACAGAGGGAGGCATGAGGCGGCTGCTACGAGCTCCCCCGTTCGTGCTGCGGCTGCTGCCGTGCCGCTGCAGATGATGACACTGAGCGAGCACCTGCATCGCTGACAGTGAAGTGTGTTACAAGATGAAACGTGTACTTGGACTTGCACATACAAAGCCTGACGGTGGAGTTAGGAAAGTTGGCCTTTTGGTTTTCTGCTCTACACGCGAACGTATTAGACCTTTGTTGCATGCTAACCCGGTAGATTGACAACATCCGAGTGCATAGTACAAAGCTGCAGTTTAACTATTCCCTCTCGAAAAAATTGCTTAAGTTCAAGTTTGTTGGCCCCAAGAAATTTCCGATCTTCACCGCCATAAATCAAACACCGACAATAACCCGATCATTTATTTCTTTCTGGGACCTCACATTGGTCACTGCCCACGAAGCGACACTAGTGCACCCAGAAGCACCATGGAGGCATGGAGCCGGTGACTCACTGACTCCACTGAACGACAAGCATGTACAGTAACATCTCATAAGAGACCAGCACACCCACAATGGAGAAATGCAAAATAGCATGAGCTTAGTACACACGATTTATGTCAACCGTTTGTCCCtattatataatatttatctctCTTAATTCTTCTCGTCTactgtacaatttttttataatacttCTCTAGCACGAATCTTAATGCAAATGAATAATTGTGATAAGCCATATATGAGCGTACACATAAGAAAATTTCCTTTCCACCAACAATGCAATGGAACTACGGACGAACAACAGCGGTGCCCCATCGCCACGCTCTCCTTCACTCTGCCTGCACCGCAATTTGCCTCCCCCTCGATCGTCGTCCTTCCAGGCTACCTTTCCTGGAGTGAGCCCCTATGCGTATCACGTAAACTTAGGCCTGGCTCGCTGACTCTGGTTTGGATGTCGAGACACATGGCTTTCTATGTGGCGGCTCAGCGACGCGCGCTGGTTGTACATCGTGTTAGAATATATGAGCTTACTCTAATATATTTgagtaattctaaataaatcttaaataCTCAACTAAATAGAGGTAAGATGTATCTTTTAATCTCACCTTGCTAGTGGAGGTGAAGGGAGACTAATTTATAAGAAACTGTATACTCCACCAACTTAGCAGTGTGGATGAGATGACTAGGAGAACAACCCCACGCACTCGCTCTCTCATCAGACCAGGGCCGAAGGGCGCGTGTGCACGGCACCTGCGTGAATGGTCTGTCGAAATTGGATCCAGTAGCTTGCGCAGGTGCGACctccttttgcagttttattctcTTTACTGCATGGAcaaacatatacatatgtaaATCGTGTCGGTTAACAATCCGATCGTGGCACGTAACCAAGTCTAATCGTGGCGCATCTCAACCGTGcaattctctctctatatatatgtaaatcgTGTCGGTTAAGAATCCAATCGTGACACGTAATCGAGTCTGATCGTGGCGCATCTCAACCATGtaattctctctctatatatatatatactctctctatatatatatagagagagagagagtgtgtgtgtgtgtgtgtgtgtgtgccaTCGCCACAAAGGATAAGGATACATACGCAATTAGGGTTTTTGCCTCTTCTCTTTGTTGCATCACCATATGTAGTCTATTTCATCACACAGCGTCAGTGTGCACTGACAAACGGGAGAGCAAGTCTCTAGAACCTATCGCTATTGGGATTTTGCatcgggagagggcgaataaggtttttagaatACGCTCGGCATGACTACTCACGATCCACTTCCTCTACGTCATCGCGGTCTACTTCCTCTTCATCGTCTTCTGCTGCATTGCCATCACGGGGGGCTTCTATATCGCACACTTCCATCAAGTATGTTTATTGTGATCTGTCATGTTCATCATGCATGTTTTCTTGCTGCTTTCATTCTGGAATATATTAGAGAGGTATAAATTTAGAATAGACACTTGCAGTATGATGATAGTCAATATGTTCCTTGTCATGTTATATTTAGGAagtaaattaaatttgaaagtgTGCATTTATTCGACAATCTAAAAAACTTATTGTAGGTAAAGATGACTAGTTTTACTGATGCACTGAGGCTGGATAAGTTTATCGATGTGCACTTAGATGGCAAATTAAAGCCACTCTCTGGCTTATGGCTATGAACTGCTACTGGGTTGAGTCCGGTAAGCCTGCAAGAACTCTATCCTCTGATGAGAAGAAGTTCAAGGAAGCTAgcacactctttgtaggatctATTCTTAGCGCTCTTACCGATCATCTATatgatgtgtacatgcacataaatGATGCAAAGAAGTTATGAGACACACTGAATACAAAATTTGGTGTGTCAAATGCGGGCATTGAGTTGTATGTCATAAATTAGTATTATGACTACAATATGGCTGATAATCAGTCAATAGTCGAGTAGGCTCATGAGATTCAATGCATTATGAAGGAACTAGAACTCCTAAAGTGTGAATTGCCCGATAGGTTTATGGTTGGGGGCGTCATTGCCAAATTGCCTCCCTCATATAGGAATTTTGCCACTCCTCTAAAACACAATGGACAAGAAATCTCTGTTGAGAGCGTAATCGCGTCTCTTGATATTGAGTAAAAAGATCGAGCTAAGGATATGCATGCTAAAGGAGGCGATAGACAGTCTAGCATAAATATGGTGCAACAGTCCTCTAATGGAAAGTTCAAAAGGAAATATTACAAGGCtaaacaaaccaccaacttcaagtagaagatgatgaacaaaaatGATAAACCTTGTTTCATGTGCAGCGAGGTTGGACATTGAGCTAAATATTGTCAATGCCGCAAAGGGAAAAAGGGTTAATCAAGGAAAGAACACCAAGTTTGTCAAAGTGATCATTGACAACATTGAAGATGGAACTATTGTGTATGGTAAATTACCTATTTTTCTTTCAGTGAATCAATCTACCAATTAGTGGATTGATACTGGGgtaatgtatatgtatgtgcTGATATTTCattgttctcttcttatcaggtgGCTCGGGGTTCTTTTGTCCTAATGGGGAATTAGTCTCCTGCTTTTGCTCATGGTGTTGAcacggtagatctgaagtttacttcggaAAAGATTGTGTAGCTGAGGAATGTGCAGCATGTCCCTTCAATAAACAATAATCTAGTTAGTGATTCCCTTCTATGTAGAGATGTGTTTAAGGTGTTATTTGAGTCTAATAAAGTAGTCGTGTCAAAATATGAACTTTTTACTGGTTAAGGCCATGAGGACGGAGGCATGTTCCACTTTTCCCTTTCTAATTTCTGCAATAAATCTgagaaccatatttgtggcaataaTAATAGAGATGAGGCTAGTGTTTGGCACTCATAGTTATATCACATAAATTTTGGTGGCATGTATAGGCTTTCCAgcttgaattttattttaaaatttttcattgtcaaaggttctaagtgtcaaagtTGTATGCAATCTAAACAATCTCATAAGCCTCATAAGGCTAtcgaggagagaaatttggacCGTTGTAACCCATACATTCAGATATTTGctaaatgaatggtgtgttgacaaatagtgaaaaaagatatttcatgactttaattGATGACGCGTCTAGATTTTATTATGTGTGCTTGTTGAAAATAAAAGATAAGGCTCTAgactactttaaaatctataaagcagaagttgaaaatcaattgaaaataaaaatcaaaagacttagATGAAatcatggtggagagtattttGCTAGTGATTTCGACTTATTCTAAAAGGAATAtggaattattcatgagagaacacTTCCCTAATCACTCCAATCAAATGGGTAGCCAAAAGGAAGAACTGTATCCTGATTGActtgtgtcggagggtgaactcctgtcgcagggatcccgagagacccctttttagagattcggccgaggggatgatcctggataagcttgtttgggaagtaagcgggaacggaaacaaatgcaatggctggtgggagatgatcgccctaatgcgagaaaaatgggtgcaccggggtttagacaggttcgggccgcacgggggcgtaacaccctactcctgtgtgagcgctatatttatccttgaagggaattcttcaaggatgtatctggttccaaggggagagccgtttacaaagagcttgaggctctcgtgctctagcttggcttgagctggttcgagcgtctgcgtcctcttcttcacacacttccggtccccttttacgtgttctccatcctttccttttataggcgcgccgac harbors:
- the LOC133889142 gene encoding E3 ubiquitin-protein ligase EL5-like is translated as MSSLPEDDAGSDPPVAWWKTASPVGGDVVLSGVVLLFVALAFAFVLYHYFTASRRGPRDGVLVSSSSGQRGTYRGDAAAGTSDRGGVDPAVLQKLPVMVYRAKDSAGEALECVVCLAELADGEAARFLPGCGHGFHAECVDLWLRGHSTCPLCRLDIDKTDALLAPSPSALPPALPEPANYPTNLPTNVLFWGSQDTVTTATTAGPSSPGGASAALVIEIRETAPAVAPPREGDAEKAQGLARMSSLRRLWNRGRHEAAATSSPVRAAAAAVPLQMMTLSEHLHR